The Medicago truncatula cultivar Jemalong A17 chromosome 4, MtrunA17r5.0-ANR, whole genome shotgun sequence genome includes a region encoding these proteins:
- the LOC11419278 gene encoding uncharacterized protein isoform X3 produces MGIKLINSSDRENQIQFLMTENITFPILLSQQTFPQIKEGACYILFRNFKSPKIYNEKDVSPEILCQDILELQMQPSDDSDWLNVVRSTTWRQDHIAKDEYICSPLQNLVLYYPGCVSADESESRLFISDCNHHRIIVCDDDGKIMDCIGSSPGFEDGDFESAKLRRPAGSYYNATEDCLYFLDSENHAIRRADMEARLVETLYPISTDNKGGGIFNWILNKLGLETSVRNMEKSEVLDPKRLYFPWHLLKSDDDDTIYIIDRRFQTLWTMDSGSGKVDKIFEGSPKILEICGQLIRQNLSTFDKIPCDQFQQKTNNVFALDGLPHSDRLSSLTTLQNHMFICDKVRQRILKVNIESGVCLDFQLSNFGLLGFPYWLNSPLETCYAGGNGLSDTAIDHLQQFDLLPGNIDIKLSVDVHADIEVVEPLHESCIWRQARGAAAEITGMDDPRSMDKVGVAQQWYDELDDLASPKADPESEVTEDDLDQNTAMEDDKIRINSCVGTSPGTSEVIIFAVLYCKLRKIPNSNDGNQEKYAARILDFLSSKRSGKRERDSWNAYLLQSKGDLRDLIFTKLVHIRVRINTSDHPKAENDRDFILTDSTIKVNVLLN; encoded by the exons ATGGGCATTAAACTAATTAATTCTTCGGATCGCGAGAACCAAATCCAGTTTCTGATGACAGAAAATATCACATTCCCTATTTTGTTGTCTCAGCAGACATTTCCTCAG ATAAAGGAAGGTGCATGCTACATATTATTTAGAAATTTTAAGAGCCCAAAGATTTACAATGAGAAGGACGTCAGTCCCGAAATTTTATGCCAAG ATATTCTGGAATTACAGATGCAACCAAGTGATGATTCTGATTGGCTCAATGTTGTGAGGTCTACAACTTGGAGGCAGGATCATATCGCTAAAGATGAATATATATGTTCTCCTCTACAGAATTTAGTTCTATATTACCCAG GTTGTGTCTCTGCAGATGAAAGTGAAAGCCGCCTCTTCATTTCTGATTGCAATCATCATAGAATTATTGTATGCGATGACGATGGGAAGATTATGGACTGT ATAGGCTCTTCCCCAGGATTCGAAGATGGTGACTTTGAATCTGCTAAATTAAGGCGTCCGGCTGGTTCTTATTACAATGCTACTGAGGATTGCTTATATTTTTTGGATTCAGAG AATCATGCTATAAGGAGAGCGGACATGGAAGCACGTCTAGTGGAAACTCTTTACCCGATAAGCACCGATAACAAGGGAGGTGGAATATTCAACTGGATCTTAAATAAGCTTGGTCTAGAAACCAGTGTGAGGAATATGGAAAAATCTGAAGTATTAGATCCGAAGCGGTTATATTTCCCTTGGCATCTGTTGAAATCTGATGATGATGAcactatatatattatagatcGCAG GTTTCAAACTTTATGGACCATGGATTCCGGTTCAGGAAAAGTAGACAAAATTTTTGAAG GTTCTCCTAAAATTCTTGAGATCTGCGGACAGCTAATCAGACAGAATTTATCCACCTTCGATAAGATTCCCTGTGACCAGTTTCAACAGAAAACTAATAATGTGTTTGCGCTGGATGGCCTCCCACATTCTGATCGTTTATCTTCATTGACAACGTTGCAGAATCACATGTTCATTTGTGATAAGG TTCGACAGAGGATTCTGAAGGTTAATATTGAATCTGGGGTTTGTTTGGATTTCCAGCTATCTAATTTTGGGTTACTTGGATTTCCTTATTGGTTGAATTCCCCTCTGGAGACATGTTATGCTGG TGGAAATGGACTTTCTGATACAGCAATTGatcatcttcaacaatttgATTTGCTACCAG GCAATATTGACATAAAGTTGAGTGTGGATGTTCATGCTGATATTGAGGTTGTAGAGCCACTACATGAATCCTGTATATGGCGCCAAGCAAGAGGTGCAGCTGCTGAAATCACTGGAATGGATGATCCACGATCCATGGATAAG GTTGGAGTTGCACAACAGTGGTACGATGAATTGGATGATCTTGCCTCTCCAAAAGCTGATCCTGAATCTGAAGTGACTGAAGATGACCTGGATCAAAATACAGCTATGGAAGATGATAAAATTCGCATCAACAGTTGTGTCGGAACTAGCCCAGGAACAAGTGAG GTTATTATTTTCGCTGTACTGTATTGTAAACttagaaaaattccaaactCAAACGACGGTAACCAGGAGAAATATGCAGCAAGGATTCTTGATTTTCTGAGCTCAAAGAGATCTggtaaaagagagagagattcATGGAATGCATATCTATTGCAATCTAAAGGTGATCTAAGAGATCTTATTTTCACTAAACTAGTACACATCAGAGTAAGAATAAATACTTCTGATCATCCTAAGGCTGAAAATGATAGGGATTTTATCTTAACAGACTCCACAATTAAGGTGAATGTGTTACTCAATTGA
- the LOC11419278 gene encoding uncharacterized protein isoform X1 has product MSLSLSLRFRRVKQISRLLYYSGDCFKHQCDKGLNSLPFSPKPIFNDGLVRGFHFHQHRFSTSVDVLHKHAPEVDLLSFIKSSLDTLEGTDHYWLNRSVKNEEFFGIHGIHGTFLVLAANNFDCGIMFQKLKAIQERFPHITIMGIKLINSSDRENQIQFLMTENITFPILLSQQTFPQIKEGACYILFRNFKSPKIYNEKDVSPEILCQDILELQMQPSDDSDWLNVVRSTTWRQDHIAKDEYICSPLQNLVLYYPGCVSADESESRLFISDCNHHRIIVCDDDGKIMDCIGSSPGFEDGDFESAKLRRPAGSYYNATEDCLYFLDSENHAIRRADMEARLVETLYPISTDNKGGGIFNWILNKLGLETSVRNMEKSEVLDPKRLYFPWHLLKSDDDDTIYIIDRRFQTLWTMDSGSGKVDKIFEGSPKILEICGQLIRQNLSTFDKIPCDQFQQKTNNVFALDGLPHSDRLSSLTTLQNHMFICDKVRQRILKVNIESGVCLDFQLSNFGLLGFPYWLNSPLETCYAGGNGLSDTAIDHLQQFDLLPGNIDIKLSVDVHADIEVVEPLHESCIWRQARGAAAEITGMDDPRSMDKVGVAQQWYDELDDLASPKADPESEVTEDDLDQNTAMEDDKIRINSCVGTSPGTSEVIIFAVLYCKLRKIPNSNDGNQEKYAARILDFLSSKRSGKRERDSWNAYLLQSKGDLRDLIFTKLVHIRVRINTSDHPKAENDRDFILTDSTIKVNVLLN; this is encoded by the exons ATGTCTCTGTCTCTGTCTTTGCGGTTCCGCCGTGTAAAACAAATCTCAAGACTTCTCTACTACTCAG gtgATTGTTTTAAGCACCAATGTGACAAAGGCTTAAACTCACTTCCATTTTCACCTAAACCAATTTTTAATGATGGTTTAGTGAGAGGGTTTCACTTTCATCAACATAG GTTCTCAACATCAGTTGATGTATTACATAAACATGCTCCTGAAGTTGATCTTTTGTCTTTTATAAAATCATCGCTCGATACACTTGAAG GCACCGATCATTACTGGTTAAACAGATCTGttaaaaatgaagaattttttGGAATTCATGGAATTCATGGAACTTTTTTGGTTCTTGCTGCAAACAATTTTGATTGCGGCATTATGTTTCAAAAGTTGAAGGCAATTCAGGAGAG GTTCCCTCATATTACTATTATGGGCATTAAACTAATTAATTCTTCGGATCGCGAGAACCAAATCCAGTTTCTGATGACAGAAAATATCACATTCCCTATTTTGTTGTCTCAGCAGACATTTCCTCAG ATAAAGGAAGGTGCATGCTACATATTATTTAGAAATTTTAAGAGCCCAAAGATTTACAATGAGAAGGACGTCAGTCCCGAAATTTTATGCCAAG ATATTCTGGAATTACAGATGCAACCAAGTGATGATTCTGATTGGCTCAATGTTGTGAGGTCTACAACTTGGAGGCAGGATCATATCGCTAAAGATGAATATATATGTTCTCCTCTACAGAATTTAGTTCTATATTACCCAG GTTGTGTCTCTGCAGATGAAAGTGAAAGCCGCCTCTTCATTTCTGATTGCAATCATCATAGAATTATTGTATGCGATGACGATGGGAAGATTATGGACTGT ATAGGCTCTTCCCCAGGATTCGAAGATGGTGACTTTGAATCTGCTAAATTAAGGCGTCCGGCTGGTTCTTATTACAATGCTACTGAGGATTGCTTATATTTTTTGGATTCAGAG AATCATGCTATAAGGAGAGCGGACATGGAAGCACGTCTAGTGGAAACTCTTTACCCGATAAGCACCGATAACAAGGGAGGTGGAATATTCAACTGGATCTTAAATAAGCTTGGTCTAGAAACCAGTGTGAGGAATATGGAAAAATCTGAAGTATTAGATCCGAAGCGGTTATATTTCCCTTGGCATCTGTTGAAATCTGATGATGATGAcactatatatattatagatcGCAG GTTTCAAACTTTATGGACCATGGATTCCGGTTCAGGAAAAGTAGACAAAATTTTTGAAG GTTCTCCTAAAATTCTTGAGATCTGCGGACAGCTAATCAGACAGAATTTATCCACCTTCGATAAGATTCCCTGTGACCAGTTTCAACAGAAAACTAATAATGTGTTTGCGCTGGATGGCCTCCCACATTCTGATCGTTTATCTTCATTGACAACGTTGCAGAATCACATGTTCATTTGTGATAAGG TTCGACAGAGGATTCTGAAGGTTAATATTGAATCTGGGGTTTGTTTGGATTTCCAGCTATCTAATTTTGGGTTACTTGGATTTCCTTATTGGTTGAATTCCCCTCTGGAGACATGTTATGCTGG TGGAAATGGACTTTCTGATACAGCAATTGatcatcttcaacaatttgATTTGCTACCAG GCAATATTGACATAAAGTTGAGTGTGGATGTTCATGCTGATATTGAGGTTGTAGAGCCACTACATGAATCCTGTATATGGCGCCAAGCAAGAGGTGCAGCTGCTGAAATCACTGGAATGGATGATCCACGATCCATGGATAAG GTTGGAGTTGCACAACAGTGGTACGATGAATTGGATGATCTTGCCTCTCCAAAAGCTGATCCTGAATCTGAAGTGACTGAAGATGACCTGGATCAAAATACAGCTATGGAAGATGATAAAATTCGCATCAACAGTTGTGTCGGAACTAGCCCAGGAACAAGTGAG GTTATTATTTTCGCTGTACTGTATTGTAAACttagaaaaattccaaactCAAACGACGGTAACCAGGAGAAATATGCAGCAAGGATTCTTGATTTTCTGAGCTCAAAGAGATCTggtaaaagagagagagattcATGGAATGCATATCTATTGCAATCTAAAGGTGATCTAAGAGATCTTATTTTCACTAAACTAGTACACATCAGAGTAAGAATAAATACTTCTGATCATCCTAAGGCTGAAAATGATAGGGATTTTATCTTAACAGACTCCACAATTAAGGTGAATGTGTTACTCAATTGA
- the LOC11419278 gene encoding uncharacterized protein isoform X2 gives MFQKLKAIQERFPHITIMGIKLINSSDRENQIQFLMTENITFPILLSQQTFPQIKEGACYILFRNFKSPKIYNEKDVSPEILCQDILELQMQPSDDSDWLNVVRSTTWRQDHIAKDEYICSPLQNLVLYYPGCVSADESESRLFISDCNHHRIIVCDDDGKIMDCIGSSPGFEDGDFESAKLRRPAGSYYNATEDCLYFLDSENHAIRRADMEARLVETLYPISTDNKGGGIFNWILNKLGLETSVRNMEKSEVLDPKRLYFPWHLLKSDDDDTIYIIDRRFQTLWTMDSGSGKVDKIFEGSPKILEICGQLIRQNLSTFDKIPCDQFQQKTNNVFALDGLPHSDRLSSLTTLQNHMFICDKVRQRILKVNIESGVCLDFQLSNFGLLGFPYWLNSPLETCYAGGNGLSDTAIDHLQQFDLLPGNIDIKLSVDVHADIEVVEPLHESCIWRQARGAAAEITGMDDPRSMDKVGVAQQWYDELDDLASPKADPESEVTEDDLDQNTAMEDDKIRINSCVGTSPGTSEVIIFAVLYCKLRKIPNSNDGNQEKYAARILDFLSSKRSGKRERDSWNAYLLQSKGDLRDLIFTKLVHIRVRINTSDHPKAENDRDFILTDSTIKVNVLLN, from the exons ATGTTTCAAAAGTTGAAGGCAATTCAGGAGAG GTTCCCTCATATTACTATTATGGGCATTAAACTAATTAATTCTTCGGATCGCGAGAACCAAATCCAGTTTCTGATGACAGAAAATATCACATTCCCTATTTTGTTGTCTCAGCAGACATTTCCTCAG ATAAAGGAAGGTGCATGCTACATATTATTTAGAAATTTTAAGAGCCCAAAGATTTACAATGAGAAGGACGTCAGTCCCGAAATTTTATGCCAAG ATATTCTGGAATTACAGATGCAACCAAGTGATGATTCTGATTGGCTCAATGTTGTGAGGTCTACAACTTGGAGGCAGGATCATATCGCTAAAGATGAATATATATGTTCTCCTCTACAGAATTTAGTTCTATATTACCCAG GTTGTGTCTCTGCAGATGAAAGTGAAAGCCGCCTCTTCATTTCTGATTGCAATCATCATAGAATTATTGTATGCGATGACGATGGGAAGATTATGGACTGT ATAGGCTCTTCCCCAGGATTCGAAGATGGTGACTTTGAATCTGCTAAATTAAGGCGTCCGGCTGGTTCTTATTACAATGCTACTGAGGATTGCTTATATTTTTTGGATTCAGAG AATCATGCTATAAGGAGAGCGGACATGGAAGCACGTCTAGTGGAAACTCTTTACCCGATAAGCACCGATAACAAGGGAGGTGGAATATTCAACTGGATCTTAAATAAGCTTGGTCTAGAAACCAGTGTGAGGAATATGGAAAAATCTGAAGTATTAGATCCGAAGCGGTTATATTTCCCTTGGCATCTGTTGAAATCTGATGATGATGAcactatatatattatagatcGCAG GTTTCAAACTTTATGGACCATGGATTCCGGTTCAGGAAAAGTAGACAAAATTTTTGAAG GTTCTCCTAAAATTCTTGAGATCTGCGGACAGCTAATCAGACAGAATTTATCCACCTTCGATAAGATTCCCTGTGACCAGTTTCAACAGAAAACTAATAATGTGTTTGCGCTGGATGGCCTCCCACATTCTGATCGTTTATCTTCATTGACAACGTTGCAGAATCACATGTTCATTTGTGATAAGG TTCGACAGAGGATTCTGAAGGTTAATATTGAATCTGGGGTTTGTTTGGATTTCCAGCTATCTAATTTTGGGTTACTTGGATTTCCTTATTGGTTGAATTCCCCTCTGGAGACATGTTATGCTGG TGGAAATGGACTTTCTGATACAGCAATTGatcatcttcaacaatttgATTTGCTACCAG GCAATATTGACATAAAGTTGAGTGTGGATGTTCATGCTGATATTGAGGTTGTAGAGCCACTACATGAATCCTGTATATGGCGCCAAGCAAGAGGTGCAGCTGCTGAAATCACTGGAATGGATGATCCACGATCCATGGATAAG GTTGGAGTTGCACAACAGTGGTACGATGAATTGGATGATCTTGCCTCTCCAAAAGCTGATCCTGAATCTGAAGTGACTGAAGATGACCTGGATCAAAATACAGCTATGGAAGATGATAAAATTCGCATCAACAGTTGTGTCGGAACTAGCCCAGGAACAAGTGAG GTTATTATTTTCGCTGTACTGTATTGTAAACttagaaaaattccaaactCAAACGACGGTAACCAGGAGAAATATGCAGCAAGGATTCTTGATTTTCTGAGCTCAAAGAGATCTggtaaaagagagagagattcATGGAATGCATATCTATTGCAATCTAAAGGTGATCTAAGAGATCTTATTTTCACTAAACTAGTACACATCAGAGTAAGAATAAATACTTCTGATCATCCTAAGGCTGAAAATGATAGGGATTTTATCTTAACAGACTCCACAATTAAGGTGAATGTGTTACTCAATTGA